One Solanum pennellii chromosome 10, SPENNV200 genomic region harbors:
- the LOC107001926 gene encoding uncharacterized protein LOC107001926, translating into MQRHPRRGVESLQWPYPDLHCHRTEWTALDAYKDKKTGELLGPQHSFNVEFAQDNMQQISDSLDCGLFIIVYAEFLSDKINMSCNSFESSYLRKRYAILLLKYGLDKMNAGYVSNSGDPSRIKNVLNPSSEDEIVNVG; encoded by the exons ATGCAAAGACACCCAAGAAGAGGGGTAGAAAGCTTGCAATGGCCATATCCAGACCTCCACTGCCATCG AACAGAATGGACAGCACTGGATGCATATAAAGACAAGAAAACTGGAGAACTTTTGGGTCCACAACATTCGTTTAATGTGGAGTTTGCTCAAGACAACATGCAACAAATAAGTGATAGCCT TGATTGCGGACTGTTCATAATTGTATATGCAGAATTTCTGAGTGACAAAATCAACATGTCATGTAATAGTTTTGAGAGTAGCTATCTTCGCAAAAGATATGCGATACTTTTATTGAAGTATGGTCTCGACAAGATGAATGCTGGATATGTTAGCAACAGTGGTGACCCTTCAAGAATAAAGAATGTATTAAACCCATCAtctgaagatgaaattgttaatgTAGGCTAG